The Streptomyces phaeolivaceus genome has a window encoding:
- a CDS encoding acyl-CoA dehydrogenase family protein: MTAFSLEPAQLAWRAELRALAVERLRPLADKGEPGHVNRPLVAELGRLGLLARLFTSGALDLCLMRESLAYVCTEAETALALQGLGAHPVHAHGTPAQRARWLPRVSDGDAVAAFALSEPGAGSDAAALALRAEPDGPGRWRLTGEKCWISNAPEADLYTVFARTTPGAGSRGVTAFLVPADRPGLTGTALDMLSPHPIGTLDLDAVPVTAADVLGAPDRGFRVAMATLNLFRPSVGAFAVGMAEAALDATLAHTARREAFGGRLSDLQTVAHQVAEMALRTEAARLMVYAAAAAYDSGDPDVPRRAAMAKLLATETAQYVVDAAVQLHGARALRRGHLLEHLYREVRAPRIYEGASEVQRAVIAKELYRRTASQEPQEPQEPQESRESREGAA, from the coding sequence ATGACGGCATTCTCGCTCGAACCGGCGCAACTCGCCTGGCGTGCCGAACTGCGCGCCCTGGCCGTCGAACGGCTGCGCCCCCTGGCCGACAAGGGCGAGCCCGGTCATGTCAACCGCCCCCTCGTCGCCGAGCTGGGCCGGCTGGGCCTGCTCGCCCGGCTGTTCACCTCGGGCGCCCTCGACCTCTGTCTGATGCGCGAGTCACTGGCGTACGTCTGCACGGAGGCCGAGACGGCGCTGGCCCTCCAGGGCCTCGGCGCCCATCCGGTGCACGCCCACGGCACCCCGGCCCAGCGCGCCCGCTGGCTGCCCCGGGTGAGCGACGGCGACGCGGTCGCGGCCTTCGCGCTCAGCGAGCCGGGCGCCGGTTCGGACGCGGCGGCCCTCGCCCTGCGGGCGGAGCCCGACGGCCCCGGCCGCTGGCGGCTCACCGGCGAGAAGTGCTGGATCTCCAACGCCCCCGAGGCCGACCTGTACACGGTCTTCGCCCGCACCACCCCCGGCGCGGGCTCGCGCGGTGTGACCGCCTTCCTGGTCCCGGCCGACCGCCCCGGCCTCACCGGCACCGCCCTCGACATGCTCTCCCCGCACCCCATCGGCACCCTCGACCTCGACGCCGTCCCCGTCACCGCCGCCGACGTCCTCGGCGCGCCCGACCGGGGCTTCCGCGTCGCCATGGCCACCCTCAACCTGTTCCGCCCGAGCGTCGGCGCCTTCGCGGTCGGCATGGCCGAGGCCGCCCTCGACGCGACCCTCGCGCACACCGCCCGACGGGAGGCGTTCGGCGGCAGGTTGAGCGACCTTCAGACGGTCGCCCACCAGGTCGCCGAGATGGCGCTGCGCACGGAGGCGGCCCGGCTGATGGTCTACGCGGCGGCAGCGGCGTACGACTCCGGCGACCCGGACGTCCCCCGGCGGGCCGCGATGGCCAAGCTGCTGGCCACCGAGACCGCGCAGTACGTCGTCGACGCGGCCGTACAACTGCACGGGGCGCGGGCGCTGCGCCGGGGCCACTTGCTCGAACACCTCTACCGGGAGGTGCGGGCGCCGCGCATCTACGAAGGGGCGAGCGAGGTGCAACGGGCGGTCATCGCGAAGGAGTTGTACCGGCGGACCGCGTCGCAGGAGCCGCAGGAGCCGCAAGAGCCGCAGGAATCAAGGGAGTCGCGGGAGGGGGCCGCATGA
- a CDS encoding RidA family protein: MSVERVNPAGLSPPTGFSHAVVATGTRVVFLAGQTALDADGKIVGETLEEQFERALGNLLTALEAAGGTPADLARVTVYATDVPDYRLHARQLGRVWRRLVGRDYPAMAVVGVVRLWDERALVELDGFAVLP; this comes from the coding sequence ATGAGTGTCGAGCGGGTGAACCCGGCCGGGCTGTCACCGCCCACCGGCTTCTCGCACGCCGTGGTCGCCACCGGCACCCGGGTCGTGTTCCTGGCGGGCCAGACCGCGCTGGACGCGGACGGCAAGATCGTGGGGGAGACACTGGAGGAGCAGTTCGAGCGGGCGCTCGGCAATCTGCTCACCGCGCTGGAGGCCGCCGGGGGAACACCGGCCGACCTCGCCCGCGTCACGGTCTACGCGACGGACGTCCCCGACTACCGGCTCCACGCACGGCAACTCGGCCGTGTCTGGCGGAGGTTGGTCGGCCGGGACTATCCCGCGATGGCGGTCGTCGGCGTCGTACGGCTGTGGGACGAGCGGGCGTTGGTGGAGCTGGACGGCTTCGCGGTGCTGCCGTAG
- a CDS encoding DUF5999 family protein, whose translation MFDSIFDDTGEILPDGSIVAPSRLAVAA comes from the coding sequence ATCTTCGACTCAATCTTCGACGACACCGGTGAGATCCTGCCCGACGGCAGCATCGTCGCCCCGAGCCGTCTCGCAGTCGCCGCCTGA
- a CDS encoding IS630 family transposase, translated as MSELVGDARQLSPSAQEALRLRAVAALVAGRTREDVAAVFQVSLKAVDNWWAKWLAGGREALVAQPRGRRVGEHQVLGAVEQQAVRQAVLDHRPCDLGLAGQLWTRAGVGDLIAKLYRVRLTEQGVGKYLRRWGLSFQRPDRRAVEQDAEAVRVWREETWPAIRARAKAEGGEVLFADQVGIRSDQVTGRTWGAKGSTPVVRRTGNRFSVNAMSAISTRGRMHFMVFTETFDADVMCRFLDRLAGHFDRKVHLVLDRHSAHRSRKVRAWLADHPDRIELHFLPPYSPELNPDELVNADLKRSLPMHSRARDQAQLAAETRRFFHRRQRQPHIVRGYFGGPHLRYTLEWNRLSFGSIAVS; from the coding sequence GTGAGTGAACTGGTGGGGGATGCACGGCAGTTGTCGCCGTCGGCGCAGGAGGCCCTTCGGCTGCGGGCGGTGGCCGCACTGGTGGCGGGCCGGACTCGCGAGGATGTCGCGGCGGTCTTCCAGGTCTCGCTCAAGGCGGTGGACAACTGGTGGGCGAAGTGGCTGGCCGGCGGGCGCGAAGCGCTGGTGGCCCAGCCGCGTGGGCGCCGGGTCGGCGAGCATCAGGTTCTCGGTGCGGTCGAGCAGCAGGCGGTCCGGCAGGCGGTTCTGGATCACCGCCCCTGTGACCTGGGGCTGGCGGGGCAGCTGTGGACGCGGGCCGGGGTCGGGGATCTGATCGCGAAGCTGTACCGGGTGCGGCTGACCGAGCAGGGGGTGGGCAAGTATCTGCGCCGGTGGGGGCTGTCGTTCCAGCGCCCGGACAGGCGTGCCGTCGAGCAGGACGCGGAAGCGGTCCGCGTCTGGCGGGAGGAGACCTGGCCGGCGATCCGGGCCAGGGCGAAGGCCGAGGGCGGCGAGGTGCTCTTCGCCGACCAGGTCGGCATCCGTTCCGACCAGGTCACGGGACGCACCTGGGGCGCCAAAGGAAGTACCCCGGTCGTCCGCCGCACGGGCAACCGGTTCTCGGTCAACGCGATGTCCGCGATCAGCACCAGGGGCCGCATGCACTTCATGGTCTTCACCGAGACCTTCGACGCCGACGTCATGTGCCGCTTCCTGGACCGGCTCGCGGGCCACTTCGACCGCAAGGTGCACCTCGTCCTGGACCGCCACTCCGCGCACCGCTCCCGCAAGGTCCGCGCATGGCTCGCCGATCACCCGGACCGCATCGAGCTGCACTTCCTGCCGCCGTACTCGCCGGAGCTGAACCCCGACGAACTGGTCAACGCCGACCTCAAACGGAGCCTGCCCATGCACAGCCGGGCCCGCGACCAGGCCCAACTCGCGGCCGAGACCCGCCGGTTCTTCCACCGCCGCCAACGGCAGCCACACATCGTCCGCGGCTACTTCGGCGGCCCACACCTCCGCTACACCCTCGAATGGAACCGATTGAGTTTCGGATCAATAGCAGTGTCCTGA
- a CDS encoding AlbA family DNA-binding domain-containing protein yields the protein MVALRSRRLEGLFGARLDAVSHAQVAALKTNAVSESYDLEFKGELYGGNDKAKRDLAGDVAALANTAGGVLLLGVAEDDQARAAELPGVALSDSEVLRYRNTSRCPQTRHRGAGTARPRASQPGSASTAVTAAPSTSWPPTR from the coding sequence ATGGTTGCTCTTCGCTCCCGTCGCCTGGAAGGGCTCTTCGGAGCCCGGCTGGACGCGGTCTCGCACGCCCAGGTCGCCGCCCTGAAGACGAACGCGGTCTCCGAGTCCTACGACTTGGAGTTCAAGGGGGAGCTCTACGGCGGCAATGACAAGGCCAAGCGGGACCTGGCCGGTGACGTGGCGGCCCTGGCCAACACCGCTGGCGGAGTCCTGCTGCTCGGCGTTGCCGAGGACGACCAGGCCCGGGCGGCGGAGCTCCCCGGAGTCGCACTCAGCGACAGCGAGGTGCTGCGATACCGCAACACAAGCCGCTGCCCGCAGACTCGGCACCGCGGCGCCGGTACTGCTCGACCGCGTGCAAGTCAGCCTGGTTCCGCCAGTACCGCCGTAACGGCCGCGCCCTCGACCTCATGGCCGCCCACACGATAG
- a CDS encoding DNRLRE domain-containing protein, with protein MCVPLPLLNEPAFAEDAAPAADAPAAQAVDTRTEIVSERTDSTTTWANADGTTTVETYTGPIRVKQSDGGWRSIDTTLVAEDGVVRPKTAAADISFSGGGSGEPLAEVSRGGRTLGLDWPGKLPEPRLDGPTAVYPDAVEGGDLVVTALKEGFSHSVVLHERPDGPVSYRLPVSAEGLTLHETDDERLRWSDSKGRTVATAPLPVMWGSGEKRASGEPEDLAAIDVTVERNADTGDQVLVLEPDEEFLADPDLEYPVTIDPTDSLLGPVTDTWVQYDDYLTSQRGSTELKAGTYNGTEKARSYLKFDVAKYADKHVLDTDLRLYSYYSSTCSTAGAGNQVRRITSSWDPSAITWAEQPTTTSTGAVTSTAAKGYNSTCPAGHVSWDIDGIVQAWADGQPNHGVRIAAVDETDPLTWRRYHSANQTDGSHNAAYEPSLTVTYNSKPGTATAVSPLSGTYTSDTTPTLSAKATDADAQQLTHTFEVWAANGTAALKSGTSASVASGAVATHTVGALAPGDYKWRARASDGTDTGAWSAWQTFTVDTTVPSTPALTSTSHPSASAWYDATTFTGTLASTDASGVSGYAVKLDQSPTTAAGTTVTQTAAAVNWSGRTDGTWWVHAAAKDKAGLWSATQHRGFNVDTTAPGAPGGLVSSTHLVASSAYANRTASFSWSAPTDLSGADGYAVAVDRVTDTLPATTGTVQTSTKLTTTVDADGTWYLHVRAKDQAGNWSSTAAHLPFRVDMTLPPSPAISSTTHPEQTDAYKSGSFSATWTAPSGASAGYSIVVDSIADTVPDSTAETTSTSYTTTRTEGTWYLHVRGIDGNGTGGATSHFRFTVDTTAPGAPAVTSAAYPSNAWAGGAQTTGTFTLTPDGTDTRSLTYSVDGGTAQTVTTTGGPVALPITPATEGSHQLAVTATDRAGNVSAETKRAFHVGRAAVTAPANGEVLVGSVDLAVSAPASLTDVTFLQRSSSADPWQVIPASQVSRADGSAVTWPVPLSSGEAPKLLWDTSSLSGSGGRQIGARFGGSYSPPEAEPVSAIVARVEVIEGGMDDDTQESEPAQAYALEQAGARAAEDPDAFAPPYIDPATGDLVAPVVESSSTDEASHPIQVTQAPADEGSGLPAEDTEDDGKPDTEPNETETPSPPADGSVETTGEESFAMPEDTTETIPAPAGPTVTEQVTPRTEVVKHSVTALESLRDEVLQLSEAELPGAGALHVASVDAEANRVVVGTETATPDLVIALGERYGTDTVAVQIMPGVDELEPQATRYNDTSPYYGGARIYSLMSDNKASWCTAGFPWRYNSKWYMVTAGHCTSGNGAITNPSGDDYIGPVVRDNWKNGHGSVKLSGQKYYSGDLALYRINSDSSASARIYKGGKTGKSSRPVKDYWRRWAQEGDKVCTGGMMTGEICGWEVTDTQVTFDYSGGTTARNMVVAKKTSGSCTTHGDSGGPVYTVDSSGRAYAKGIHSGGGGGGSDHSGGLFDPCWAFFTDIGLANSAFPGTVARY; from the coding sequence GTGTGCGTTCCGCTGCCGCTGCTCAACGAGCCCGCGTTCGCCGAGGATGCCGCTCCTGCCGCTGACGCCCCGGCGGCGCAGGCAGTCGATACCCGGACCGAGATAGTCTCCGAACGCACCGACTCGACCACCACCTGGGCCAACGCCGACGGAACGACCACCGTCGAGACGTACACCGGCCCGATCCGGGTCAAGCAGTCCGACGGCGGCTGGCGGTCGATAGACACCACGCTCGTGGCGGAGGACGGCGTGGTACGGCCGAAGACCGCGGCCGCTGACATCAGTTTCTCCGGCGGCGGTTCGGGCGAACCGCTGGCCGAGGTCTCCCGCGGCGGCCGTACGCTCGGCCTCGACTGGCCTGGCAAGTTGCCCGAGCCGCGCCTGGACGGCCCGACCGCCGTCTACCCGGACGCCGTTGAGGGCGGCGACCTCGTGGTGACCGCCCTGAAGGAGGGCTTCTCCCACTCCGTTGTTCTGCACGAGCGCCCCGACGGCCCGGTCAGCTACCGGCTGCCCGTCTCCGCCGAGGGCCTCACCCTGCACGAGACCGATGACGAACGGCTGCGCTGGAGCGACAGCAAGGGCCGTACGGTGGCCACCGCGCCGCTGCCGGTGATGTGGGGTTCGGGCGAGAAGCGCGCCTCCGGTGAGCCCGAGGATCTCGCGGCCATCGACGTCACGGTCGAGCGGAACGCGGACACCGGCGATCAAGTTCTGGTCCTGGAGCCCGACGAGGAGTTCCTCGCCGACCCCGACCTGGAGTACCCGGTCACCATCGACCCGACCGACTCTCTGCTCGGCCCGGTGACCGACACCTGGGTCCAGTACGACGACTACCTCACCTCGCAGCGCGGCTCGACCGAGCTGAAGGCCGGTACCTACAACGGCACCGAGAAGGCCCGCTCGTACCTCAAGTTCGACGTGGCGAAGTACGCCGACAAGCACGTCCTCGACACCGATCTGCGCCTGTACTCGTACTACTCGTCCACCTGCAGCACTGCCGGCGCCGGCAACCAGGTACGCCGTATCACCTCGTCCTGGGACCCGTCGGCCATCACCTGGGCCGAGCAGCCGACGACCACCTCGACCGGCGCCGTGACCTCCACCGCGGCCAAGGGCTACAACTCCACCTGCCCGGCCGGGCACGTCTCCTGGGACATCGACGGGATCGTCCAGGCATGGGCCGACGGCCAGCCGAACCACGGTGTGCGGATCGCGGCCGTCGATGAGACGGACCCGCTGACCTGGCGCCGCTACCACTCGGCGAACCAGACGGACGGCTCGCACAACGCCGCCTACGAGCCGTCCCTGACGGTCACCTACAACTCCAAGCCCGGTACCGCGACGGCCGTCTCCCCGCTGTCCGGCACCTACACCTCGGACACCACACCCACCCTGTCCGCGAAGGCCACCGACGCCGACGCCCAGCAGCTCACGCACACCTTCGAGGTCTGGGCGGCGAACGGCACCGCGGCCCTGAAGTCCGGCACGTCCGCCTCCGTGGCCTCCGGGGCGGTGGCGACCCACACGGTCGGCGCCCTGGCGCCGGGCGACTACAAGTGGCGGGCCAGGGCGTCCGACGGCACCGACACCGGGGCCTGGTCGGCGTGGCAGACGTTCACCGTCGACACCACCGTCCCGTCCACCCCCGCCCTCACCTCCACCAGCCACCCCTCTGCGTCGGCCTGGTACGACGCCACCACCTTCACGGGCACACTCGCCTCGACGGACGCCTCCGGCGTCAGCGGATACGCCGTCAAGCTCGACCAGAGCCCGACGACCGCCGCCGGAACCACCGTCACACAGACGGCCGCCGCCGTGAACTGGTCCGGGCGCACCGACGGCACCTGGTGGGTGCACGCGGCTGCCAAGGACAAGGCCGGACTGTGGTCGGCGACGCAGCATCGCGGCTTCAACGTCGACACCACCGCCCCGGGCGCGCCCGGCGGCCTGGTCTCCTCCACCCACCTCGTGGCGTCGAGCGCGTACGCCAACCGCACCGCCTCCTTCAGCTGGTCCGCGCCCACCGACCTGTCCGGCGCAGATGGCTACGCGGTCGCCGTGGACCGCGTCACCGACACCTTGCCGGCCACCACCGGCACCGTGCAGACATCTACGAAACTCACCACCACCGTCGATGCGGACGGAACCTGGTACCTGCATGTGCGGGCGAAGGACCAGGCGGGCAACTGGTCGTCCACCGCCGCGCATCTGCCGTTCCGCGTGGATATGACGCTGCCGCCGAGCCCGGCGATCAGCTCGACCACACACCCCGAACAGACGGACGCGTATAAGAGCGGCTCCTTCAGCGCGACCTGGACCGCGCCCTCCGGCGCCTCCGCCGGATACAGCATCGTCGTCGACTCCATCGCAGACACCGTGCCCGACAGTACGGCCGAGACGACAAGCACCTCGTACACGACGACCCGCACCGAGGGCACCTGGTACCTGCACGTGCGCGGTATCGACGGCAACGGCACGGGAGGGGCGACCTCGCACTTCCGGTTCACCGTCGACACCACCGCGCCCGGCGCCCCGGCCGTGACTTCAGCGGCCTACCCGTCGAATGCCTGGGCCGGCGGTGCGCAGACGACCGGGACGTTCACGCTGACGCCCGACGGAACCGACACCCGCAGCCTGACGTACTCGGTCGACGGCGGTACCGCCCAGACCGTCACCACCACCGGCGGCCCGGTGGCGCTGCCGATCACTCCGGCCACCGAGGGCAGCCACCAGCTCGCCGTCACCGCCACCGACCGGGCCGGCAACGTCTCGGCCGAGACCAAGCGCGCCTTCCACGTCGGACGGGCGGCGGTGACCGCGCCTGCGAACGGTGAGGTGCTCGTCGGCTCGGTCGACCTCGCGGTCAGCGCCCCGGCCTCGCTGACGGACGTCACCTTCCTGCAGCGGTCCTCGTCCGCCGATCCGTGGCAGGTCATCCCGGCCTCCCAGGTGTCCCGCGCCGACGGCTCCGCCGTCACCTGGCCGGTGCCGCTTAGCAGCGGCGAGGCGCCGAAGCTCCTGTGGGACACCTCGTCCCTGTCCGGCAGCGGCGGCCGGCAGATCGGCGCCCGCTTCGGCGGCTCGTACAGCCCGCCGGAGGCCGAACCGGTCTCCGCGATCGTGGCCCGTGTCGAGGTCATCGAGGGCGGTATGGACGACGACACGCAAGAGTCGGAACCCGCCCAGGCCTACGCCCTGGAGCAGGCCGGGGCCCGCGCCGCGGAGGACCCGGACGCCTTCGCCCCGCCCTACATCGACCCGGCGACAGGTGACCTGGTCGCGCCGGTCGTGGAGTCGTCCTCGACCGACGAGGCATCCCACCCGATCCAGGTGACGCAAGCCCCCGCCGACGAGGGCAGCGGCCTGCCCGCCGAGGACACGGAGGACGACGGCAAGCCCGACACCGAGCCCAACGAGACTGAGACTCCGTCGCCGCCCGCGGACGGATCCGTGGAGACCACCGGAGAGGAGTCGTTCGCGATGCCTGAGGACACCACGGAGACCATTCCCGCGCCTGCCGGGCCGACCGTGACCGAGCAGGTCACCCCCCGCACCGAAGTGGTGAAGCACAGCGTCACCGCGCTGGAGTCACTGCGCGACGAAGTCCTCCAACTGTCGGAGGCGGAACTGCCCGGCGCTGGCGCACTGCACGTCGCGTCCGTGGACGCTGAGGCGAACCGTGTCGTCGTGGGGACAGAGACGGCCACCCCGGACCTGGTCATCGCTCTGGGCGAGCGATACGGCACCGACACCGTGGCCGTCCAGATCATGCCCGGTGTCGACGAGCTGGAACCTCAGGCCACCCGCTACAACGACACCTCGCCCTACTACGGTGGCGCCCGCATTTACTCGCTGATGTCCGACAACAAGGCGAGTTGGTGCACGGCTGGATTTCCCTGGAGGTACAACAGCAAGTGGTACATGGTGACGGCGGGCCACTGCACCTCCGGCAACGGGGCCATCACGAACCCCAGCGGTGACGACTACATAGGCCCAGTCGTCCGGGACAACTGGAAAAACGGACACGGCTCGGTGAAGCTCTCCGGCCAGAAGTACTACTCCGGTGATCTGGCGCTGTACCGGATCAACAGCGACAGCTCAGCTTCAGCCCGGATCTACAAGGGCGGCAAGACGGGCAAGTCGTCCCGGCCTGTCAAGGACTACTGGCGGCGCTGGGCGCAAGAGGGTGACAAGGTCTGTACGGGCGGCATGATGACCGGCGAGATCTGCGGCTGGGAGGTGACCGACACCCAGGTGACCTTCGACTACTCCGGCGGTACGACGGCCAGGAACATGGTCGTCGCCAAGAAGACGTCCGGATCCTGCACGACCCACGGGGACTCCGGGGGGCCGGTGTACACCGTCGACAGCAGCGGACGCGCCTACGCCAAGGGCATCCACTCCGGCGGCGGTGGCGGCGGCAGCGACCACAGCGGCGGCCTCTTCGACCCGTGCTGGGCGTTCTTCACCGACATCGGACTGGCCAACAGCGCCTTCCCCGGCACCGTAGCGAGGTACTGA
- a CDS encoding IS630 family transposase, which yields MRQSTVEVVLTDDERETLLRWSRRATSSQALALRCRIVLACADGLSNTQVGANLGIHPTTVATWRKRFAANRLEGLADEKRPGPARTVTDEQVEDVIVRTLETTPKGATHWSTREMAKQSGLSQSTVSRIWRTFGLKPHQVDTFKLSKDPQFVEKVRDVVGLYLDPPERAIVLCVDEKSQIQALDRSAPVLPMMPGMPERRTHDYLRGGVTTLFAALNTATGEVIGSPHRRHRATEFKKFLTKLDKEVPAELDVHLICDNYATHKTPAIRKWLLAHPRFHMHFTPTSSSWLNQVERWFGLLTDKQIRRGVHKNVQALEKDIRDWIAHWNEDPKLFSWTKSADEIFERLAGYLNRLPNPKP from the coding sequence GTGCGGCAGAGCACGGTCGAAGTGGTTCTGACGGATGACGAGCGTGAGACGTTGCTGCGCTGGTCGCGGCGGGCAACGTCCTCGCAGGCTCTGGCGCTGCGGTGCCGGATCGTCCTCGCGTGTGCCGACGGGCTGTCGAACACCCAGGTCGGCGCGAACCTCGGCATCCATCCGACCACGGTGGCCACGTGGCGGAAGCGGTTCGCGGCCAACCGGCTTGAGGGCCTGGCCGACGAGAAACGGCCGGGGCCCGCGCGCACGGTGACGGACGAGCAGGTCGAGGACGTGATCGTGCGGACCCTGGAGACGACGCCGAAAGGCGCCACGCACTGGTCCACCCGGGAGATGGCGAAGCAGAGCGGGCTGAGCCAGTCGACGGTCTCGCGGATCTGGCGCACCTTCGGCCTCAAGCCGCACCAGGTCGACACGTTCAAGCTGAGCAAGGACCCGCAGTTCGTCGAGAAGGTCCGCGACGTGGTGGGCCTCTACCTCGACCCGCCCGAGCGCGCCATCGTGCTCTGCGTCGACGAGAAGTCGCAGATCCAGGCGTTGGACCGCTCGGCCCCGGTGCTGCCGATGATGCCGGGCATGCCCGAGCGCCGCACCCACGACTACCTGCGCGGCGGCGTCACCACCTTGTTCGCGGCCCTCAACACCGCCACGGGCGAGGTCATCGGCTCACCGCACCGCCGCCACCGCGCCACCGAGTTCAAGAAGTTCCTCACCAAGCTCGACAAAGAGGTCCCCGCCGAGCTCGACGTCCACCTGATCTGCGACAACTACGCCACCCACAAAACCCCCGCCATCCGGAAGTGGCTCCTGGCGCACCCGCGGTTCCACATGCACTTCACGCCCACCAGTTCCTCCTGGCTCAACCAGGTCGAGCGCTGGTTCGGCCTGCTGACGGACAAACAGATCCGGCGCGGCGTCCACAAGAACGTCCAGGCACTGGAGAAAGACATCCGCGACTGGATCGCCCACTGGAACGAAGACCCCAAGCTGTTCAGCTGGACCAAGTCCGCCGACGAGATCTTCGAACGCCTCGCCGGCTACCTGAACCGCCTACCGAACCCCAAACCCTAG
- a CDS encoding DUF6299 family protein, with amino-acid sequence MFRSRVPRAAGAALGAALFLLAAAASAGAAPEPFETVTIDPTGTVAPDGTLTLSGTYRCLGGNGPVFVSSSLQQGDSQVRKGVGGSTAVCDGADHIWTNTDRAVPGRFLPGRARVEATVMELSGSGLPLPRFHAARQQDITLVEG; translated from the coding sequence ATGTTCCGTTCCCGTGTTCCCCGGGCCGCAGGCGCGGCCCTCGGTGCCGCGCTGTTCCTGCTCGCCGCCGCCGCGTCCGCCGGTGCCGCCCCCGAGCCGTTCGAGACGGTGACCATCGACCCCACCGGGACGGTCGCGCCGGACGGCACCCTCACCCTGTCCGGCACCTACCGCTGTCTCGGCGGCAACGGCCCCGTGTTCGTCTCGTCCTCGCTCCAGCAGGGCGACAGCCAGGTCCGCAAGGGCGTCGGCGGCTCGACGGCGGTCTGCGACGGCGCCGATCACATCTGGACCAACACCGACCGGGCGGTGCCGGGCCGTTTCCTGCCGGGCCGGGCCCGGGTGGAGGCCACCGTCATGGAGCTGTCGGGCAGCGGTCTGCCGCTGCCCAGGTTCCACGCGGCGCGCCAGCAGGACATCACCCTCGTCGAGGGCTGA
- a CDS encoding carbonic anhydrase produces the protein MNSDATPLRGDGAEATAADVDTSISHAKPRGRRSLLRAALAGTAVIGGGLAVGAFPADAETVSRSTRATPKPSAATRTRPSTADEALKELSKGNRRWRTLHQQHPNEGAAARKAATTGQQPFALILGCIDSRVAPELVFDQGIGDLMTVRSAGEVLDQSVLGSVKYGVLELDIPLVVVLGHQSCGAVKAAVAVDESSEELPSGIQYIADEIAPAIDHGVTGDARVAATIDANVRLVRSKLAADTDLAAKLKAGEVAIVGARYDLTTQRVHLLK, from the coding sequence GTGAACTCTGACGCGACACCCCTCAGAGGTGACGGCGCCGAGGCGACCGCCGCCGACGTCGACACCTCGATATCCCACGCGAAGCCGCGCGGCCGGCGCTCACTCCTGCGCGCCGCGCTGGCCGGTACGGCCGTCATCGGCGGCGGCCTCGCGGTCGGCGCCTTCCCGGCCGACGCCGAGACCGTGTCCCGCTCCACCCGCGCCACGCCCAAGCCCTCCGCCGCCACCCGCACGCGGCCGAGCACGGCGGACGAGGCGCTGAAGGAGCTGTCGAAGGGCAACCGCCGCTGGCGGACCCTCCACCAGCAGCACCCGAACGAGGGCGCCGCGGCCCGCAAGGCCGCGACGACCGGTCAGCAGCCCTTCGCCCTGATCCTCGGCTGCATCGACTCCCGGGTAGCCCCGGAGCTGGTCTTCGACCAGGGCATCGGCGATCTGATGACCGTGCGCAGCGCGGGCGAGGTGCTGGACCAGTCGGTGCTGGGCAGCGTCAAGTACGGCGTCCTCGAACTGGACATCCCGCTGGTCGTGGTGCTCGGTCACCAGTCCTGCGGCGCGGTGAAGGCGGCCGTCGCGGTGGACGAGAGCAGTGAGGAACTGCCGAGCGGCATCCAGTACATCGCCGACGAGATCGCTCCGGCCATCGACCACGGCGTGACCGGTGACGCCCGGGTCGCGGCGACCATCGACGCCAATGTCCGGCTGGTCCGCTCCAAGCTCGCCGCCGACACCGACCTGGCCGCCAAGCTGAAGGCCGGCGAGGTGGCCATCGTCGGCGCCCGCTACGACCTGACGACCCAGCGCGTGCACCTGCTGAAGTAA